A window of the Motacilla alba alba isolate MOTALB_02 chromosome 26, Motacilla_alba_V1.0_pri, whole genome shotgun sequence genome harbors these coding sequences:
- the ADORA3 gene encoding adenosine receptor A3 has product MLENPGPGEPGAGGPTRGRRFSQASCQEGAAAELRMLNSSLALSSLDGIYIGTECLLALCATLGNVLVIWAVRLNAARQNTTLYFIASLALADAAMGLLVMPVAVVVSLGMAMPAYSCLFMCCLMLVFSNASILSLLAIAIDRYLRVKLRTRYKRITTERRVWWALGLCWSLSLLGGLVPMFGWNKAGPRSSSSCRFSSVMRMDFMVYFFFFLWTLLPLLIMCALYAEIFHIIRTKLSQGSGVRGAGAFYGQEFKTAKSLALVLVLFAISWLPLCIINCVFYFHPESEIPQYLIYLAILLSHANSAMNPIVYAYKIKKFKTTYLLILRTYILCKNPDPALTKRRPAVIKRG; this is encoded by the exons ATGCTGGAGAACCCCGGACCAGGCGAGCCCGGCGCCGGGGGTCCCACGCGCGGCCGGCGATTCTCCCAGGCTTCCTGCCAGGAGGGAGcggctgcagagctcaggatgCTGAacagcagcctggccctgagcagcctggacGGGATTTACATCGGCACCGAGTGCCTGCTGGCCCTGTGTGCCACGCTGGGCAACGTCCTGGTGATCTGGGCGGTGAGGCTGAACGCGGCCCGCCAGAACACCACGCTCTACTTCATCGCCTCCCTGGCGCTGGCCGACGCCGCCATGGGGCTGCTGGTGATGCCCGTGGCCGTCGTGGTGAGCCTGGGCATGGCCATGCCCGCCTACAGCTGCCTCTTCATGTGCTGCCTGATGCTGGTGTTCAGCAACGCCtccatcctgtccctgctggccatCGCCATCGACAGGTACCTGCGAGTCAAGCTGCGCACCAG ATATAAAAGAATCACTACAGAGAGGAGAGTTTGGtgggccctggggctgtgctggtccctgtccctgctgggaggGCTCGTCCCCATGTTTGGCTGGAACAAGGCAggccccaggagctccagctcctgccggTTCAGCTCCGTGATGAGGATGGATTTCATGgtgtatttcttcttcttcctgtggaccctcctgcccctgctcatCATGTGTGCTCTGTATGCCGAGATCTTCCACATCATCCGCACGAAGCTCAGCCAAGGCTCCGGCGTGAGGGGGGCTGGGGCTTTCTATGGCCAGGAGTTCAAGACAGCCAAGTCTCTTGCACTTGTTCTCGTCCTGTTTGCAATCTCCTGGCTGCCTCTGTGCATCATAAACTGCGTTTTCTATTTCCACCCCGAGTCTGAGATCCCCCAGTATTTGATTTACTTGGCAATCCTCCTATCCCACGCCAACTCTGCCATGAACCCCATCGTCTATGCCTACAAGATAAAGAAGTTCAAAACCACATACCTTTTAATTTTAAGGACCTACATCCTGTGCAAAAATCCAGACCCAGCTCTTACAAAGAGAAGACCCGCAGTCATAAAGAGAGGCTGA